In Ruminococcaceae bacterium BL-4, one DNA window encodes the following:
- a CDS encoding conserved protein of unknown function (Evidence 4 : Unknown function but conserved in other organisms): MFYYYEKDGLQLCSLNPNLPLVKSKRPKSGDAPTIFLFERDPQNCRAAFSVNHPGQILAKEEDIRFLDASRMPQGAVDPFLSEQISKGHLRAVNFRHPRWPELLNTRESSGKKRINLLAIGDVGSTLLIGLCLLGRDQISSIGICDISEKVTARWAMEMNQISLPWNYDAFPPVEVISPDQLFDCDLFAFIASKGIPPVGSGVKDVRMAQFEANSAIVSYYAKLARKKHYQGLWAAVSDPVDPLAKTAFFASNQNEHGEFDGLGLFPQQIQGYGLGVMNARAAYYAKRDPRFTDFLSEGRSFGPHGSDLVIANSISHYDDTLSKELTQLTVTANLKMREIGYKPYVAPAISSGALSLLLTLEGKWHCGSVYLGGAFMGVKNRYTSTGVETEVLSKMPDLLFDRIENASKNLRSLI; this comes from the coding sequence ATGTTTTACTATTACGAAAAAGATGGTCTACAGCTTTGCAGTCTTAATCCGAATCTGCCGCTTGTAAAATCCAAGCGCCCCAAATCTGGAGATGCCCCTACTATTTTTCTTTTTGAGCGGGATCCTCAAAATTGCCGTGCAGCGTTCTCTGTAAACCATCCGGGACAAATTTTGGCAAAGGAAGAAGATATCCGTTTTTTGGATGCTTCCCGCATGCCCCAAGGAGCAGTTGACCCATTCCTTTCAGAGCAAATTTCAAAAGGGCATTTGCGAGCTGTCAATTTTCGCCATCCCCGTTGGCCGGAATTGCTGAATACCCGTGAAAGTTCTGGAAAGAAGCGAATCAATTTACTAGCAATCGGAGATGTCGGCAGTACCCTTTTGATCGGTTTATGTCTGCTTGGAAGAGACCAGATTTCTTCTATTGGCATTTGCGATATTTCAGAAAAAGTAACCGCACGATGGGCCATGGAAATGAATCAGATTTCTCTGCCATGGAATTATGATGCTTTTCCTCCCGTAGAAGTGATCTCTCCAGATCAACTCTTCGATTGTGATCTTTTCGCTTTTATTGCTTCTAAAGGGATTCCCCCGGTAGGTTCCGGTGTAAAGGACGTGCGCATGGCACAATTTGAAGCTAACTCGGCGATTGTTTCTTATTATGCAAAGCTTGCCCGAAAAAAGCACTATCAGGGACTTTGGGCAGCGGTGAGCGATCCGGTGGACCCTCTCGCCAAAACTGCTTTTTTTGCAAGCAATCAAAATGAGCATGGTGAATTCGATGGGCTCGGACTATTTCCACAGCAAATTCAAGGGTATGGGCTTGGTGTTATGAACGCACGTGCAGCGTACTATGCAAAGAGGGACCCGCGCTTTACGGATTTCTTATCAGAAGGTCGCTCTTTCGGCCCTCACGGAAGCGATTTAGTCATTGCAAATTCCATTTCGCATTATGACGATACTCTTTCTAAAGAATTGACACAGCTAACGGTCACCGCCAATCTAAAAATGCGTGAAATCGGCTACAAGCCTTATGTAGCCCCTGCAATTTCGTCCGGCGCCCTTTCGCTGCTCCTCACCCTGGAAGGGAAATGGCACTGCGGTTCCGTTTATCTTGGCGGTGCTTTTATGGGCGTCAAAAACCGTTACACATCTACTGGAGTAGAAACAGAAGTTCTTTCAAAAATGCCGGATCTACTGTTTGACCGCATTGAAAACGCATCTAAAAATCTGCGTTCACTGATCTAA